The following proteins come from a genomic window of Candidatus Diapherotrites archaeon:
- a CDS encoding RAMP superfamily CRISPR-associated protein, translating to MPTLELRLEIEFLSKWHSGSGEGGLSANRLIRRDARGWPFIPASTLKGVIREQCEKLCRTLAEKYWLPLDPHERDLRRPGAFAPLSQAPSPVETIFGTNYEEGGLFFRDAYLIAEPYQDHFYQTRTRLHRLLGTAKEQHLFTTEYALPQTFTTTITGYHRHRTLAAFQEGDLPYAYCLLVAGILSVEFLGSDKSSGSGGVRLHIPTLNYKGQTREVEEVFEYLDRDYIADSFPKLSE from the coding sequence ATGCCCACTCTGGAATTGAGACTGGAAATCGAATTTCTTTCTAAATGGCACTCCGGTTCCGGAGAGGGCGGACTGAGCGCGAATCGCCTAATCCGGCGGGATGCTCGGGGCTGGCCTTTTATTCCGGCCAGCACCCTGAAAGGGGTGATCAGGGAACAGTGTGAAAAACTATGTCGAACTTTGGCGGAGAAATATTGGCTTCCTTTGGACCCTCATGAACGTGATCTCAGGCGTCCCGGAGCCTTTGCGCCACTCTCCCAGGCCCCTTCGCCTGTAGAAACAATTTTCGGCACTAACTACGAAGAGGGAGGCCTATTCTTTCGGGATGCTTATCTAATTGCTGAACCCTACCAGGACCACTTTTATCAAACCCGCACCCGTCTTCATCGCTTATTGGGGACAGCTAAGGAACAACACCTTTTCACCACGGAATATGCTCTGCCCCAAACATTCACCACCACTATCACCGGTTATCATCGCCATCGGACGCTGGCGGCTTTTCAAGAAGGTGACCTTCCCTATGCTTATTGTCTGCTGGTAGCCGGCATTCTTAGTGTGGAGTTTCTGGGAAGCGATAAGAGCTCTGGTAGTGGCGGGGTACGCCTTCATATTCCAACTTTAAATTATAAAGGCCAAACTAGAGAGGTAGAGGAGGTCTTTGAATACCTGGACCGGGATTACATTGCTGATAGCTTTCCCAAACTGTCTGAATAA